A genomic segment from Pseudoduganella chitinolytica encodes:
- a CDS encoding phosphoethanolamine transferase, protein MRPLLRPAPLFVLLSYLALSAVPYIPVLLGKPMPAGWPVLGIEIVAWTAVWALFGRPAWFHWLLIPAFMALPTEIYLLVFYGQGISTHHLGILAETSPMEAMEFLGSKVWSMLFIMALVAVWWVLAFRAARQSTDLYWQGPSRWTALGLLAVFGALAAYGWEFGTARTPAPSASAAASADRGVHLTGLALPPLPGWAQPPARFDAFIDSWPFGLFARGVDFYRERRYLAALNETSRNFRFGARQASPDDTPEVVVMVLGESSRRDRWSLFGYQRVTNPLLAQEANLVPLNDVITSVSATRLSVPVIISRKPARESLEDGFNEKSFLTAYKEAGFRTWWLSNQISFGKFDTPVSVFAREADVIQFTNLGGFTNRSNYDEVLFAPLRQALADKAPKKLIVLHSLGSHWNYSQRHPKAFDKWQPSLFGVDKPVYTDLAIKPQLNNSYDNSILYSDWFLAQVIGQLKAAQRPAALLYVADHGQTLYDGSCKFAFHGHNTQHEFRVPAFMWYSDQYRERYPRKVKELQRHRKARLATENIFHTLLDVADIRYPDDRLEWSFVNGAWKKHTRYVDSYGWTDYDNATVRGDCREIIAKKPARKR, encoded by the coding sequence ATGCGACCGTTGCTGCGCCCCGCCCCCCTGTTCGTCCTGCTGAGCTACCTGGCCCTGTCCGCGGTGCCGTATATCCCCGTGCTGTTGGGCAAGCCCATGCCCGCCGGCTGGCCCGTGCTGGGCATCGAGATCGTTGCCTGGACAGCCGTGTGGGCGCTGTTCGGCCGGCCGGCCTGGTTCCACTGGCTCCTGATCCCCGCCTTCATGGCGCTGCCGACGGAGATCTACCTGCTCGTGTTCTACGGCCAGGGCATCTCCACGCATCACTTGGGTATCCTGGCGGAAACCAGCCCGATGGAGGCCATGGAGTTCCTGGGCAGTAAGGTCTGGTCGATGCTGTTCATCATGGCCCTGGTCGCCGTCTGGTGGGTGCTGGCCTTCCGCGCCGCACGCCAGAGCACGGACCTGTACTGGCAGGGGCCGTCGCGCTGGACGGCACTGGGCCTGCTGGCCGTATTTGGCGCGCTGGCCGCCTATGGCTGGGAATTCGGCACGGCGCGCACGCCCGCGCCATCCGCTTCCGCCGCGGCATCGGCGGACCGGGGCGTGCACCTGACGGGCCTGGCGCTGCCGCCCCTGCCCGGCTGGGCGCAACCGCCGGCCCGCTTCGACGCGTTCATCGATTCCTGGCCCTTCGGGCTGTTCGCACGCGGCGTCGACTTCTACCGCGAACGCCGCTACCTGGCCGCGCTGAACGAGACGAGCCGCAATTTCCGCTTCGGTGCCCGGCAGGCCAGCCCGGACGACACACCGGAGGTCGTCGTCATGGTGCTGGGCGAATCGTCCCGACGCGACCGCTGGAGCCTGTTCGGCTACCAGCGCGTCACCAACCCGTTGCTGGCGCAGGAGGCGAACCTGGTGCCGCTGAACGACGTGATCACGTCCGTCTCCGCCACCCGGCTGTCCGTGCCCGTCATCATCTCGCGCAAGCCGGCGCGCGAAAGCCTGGAGGACGGCTTCAACGAGAAGTCGTTCCTGACCGCCTACAAGGAAGCGGGGTTCCGGACCTGGTGGCTGTCCAACCAGATCTCGTTCGGCAAGTTCGACACGCCCGTCTCCGTGTTCGCGCGCGAGGCCGACGTGATCCAGTTCACCAACCTGGGCGGCTTCACCAACCGCTCCAACTACGACGAGGTGCTGTTCGCGCCGCTGCGGCAGGCGCTGGCGGACAAGGCGCCGAAGAAGCTGATCGTGCTGCACTCGCTGGGCAGCCACTGGAACTACAGCCAGCGCCACCCGAAGGCGTTCGACAAGTGGCAGCCATCGTTGTTCGGCGTGGACAAGCCCGTCTACACGGACCTGGCCATCAAGCCACAGCTGAACAACAGCTACGACAACTCGATCCTGTACAGCGACTGGTTCCTGGCGCAAGTGATCGGCCAGTTGAAGGCGGCCCAGCGCCCGGCCGCGCTGCTGTACGTGGCCGATCACGGCCAGACGCTGTACGACGGCAGCTGCAAGTTCGCCTTCCATGGCCACAACACGCAGCACGAATTCCGCGTCCCCGCCTTCATGTGGTATTCCGACCAGTACCGCGAGCGCTATCCGAGGAAAGTGAAGGAACTGCAGCGCCACCGCAAGGCCCGGCTGGCGACCGAAAACATCTTCCACACGCTGCTGGACGTGGCCGACATCCGCTACCCCGACGACCGGCTGGAATGGAGTTTCGTCAACGGCGCCTGGAAGAAGCACACCCGCTACGTCGACAGCTACGGCTGGACCGACTACGACAACGCCACCGTGCGCGGCGACTGCCGCGAGATCATCGCGAAGAAGCCGGCCCGCAAGCGTTAG
- the rpsJ gene encoding 30S ribosomal protein S10 — MSTPNQKIRIRLKAFDYKLIDQSALEIVDTAKRTGAVVKGPVPLPTRIVRYDVLRSPHVNKTSRDQFEIRTHQRLMDIVDPTDKTVDALMKLDLPAGVDVEIKLQ; from the coding sequence ATGTCCACCCCGAATCAAAAGATCCGCATCCGCCTGAAGGCTTTCGACTACAAACTGATCGACCAGTCCGCTCTGGAAATCGTTGACACCGCCAAGCGCACCGGCGCCGTGGTCAAAGGTCCGGTTCCTCTGCCGACCCGTATCGTGCGTTACGACGTGCTGCGTTCCCCGCACGTGAACAAGACGTCGCGCGACCAGTTCGAAATCCGTACGCACCAGCGCCTGATGGACATCGTGGATCCAACCGACAAGACCGTTGACGCCCTGATGAAGCTGGACCTGCCAGCTGGCGTGGACGTCGAAATCAAGCTGCAGTAA
- the fusA gene encoding elongation factor G, translated as MARKTPIERYRNIGISAHIDAGKTTTTERVLFYTGVNHKIGEVHDGAATMDWMEQEQERGITITSAATTCFWKGMANNFPEHHINIIDTPGHVDFTIEVERSMRVLDGACMVYCAVGGVQPQSETVWRQANKYKVPRLAFVNKMDRTGANFFKVYEQMRARLKANPVLIQIPIGAEDNFKGVIDLVKMKAIIWDDASQGMKFDYVDIPAELADSAAEWREKMVEAAAEANEDLMNKYLEEGDLTEAEIKKALRDRTIASEIVPMMCGTAFKNKGVQAMLDAVVEYLPSPVDIPPVNGTDEDEQPATRKAADDEKFSALAFKIMTDPFVGQLAFFRVYSGTVNSGDTVLNSVKNRKERLGRILQMHANQREEIKEVRAGDIAAAVGLKDVTTGETLCDPTSMIILERMVFPEPVIQQAVEPKTKSDQEKMGLALNRLAQEDPSFRVKTDEESGQTIIGGMGELHLEIIVDRMKREFGVEATVGKPQVAYRETIRKAVTDVEGKFVKQSGGRGQYGHAVLSIEPQEPGKGFEFIDAIKGGVIPREYIPAVEKGVRETLNSGVLAGYPVVDVKVTVTFGSYHDVDSNENAFRMAGSMAFKEGCRKASPVILEPMMAVEVETPEDYAGNVMGDLSSRRGMVQGMDEIPGGGGKIIKAEVPLSEMFGYSTSLRSATQGRATYTMEFKHYAEAPKHVIDAIVTAKAK; from the coding sequence ATGGCCCGCAAGACCCCCATTGAGCGCTACCGCAACATCGGTATCTCCGCTCACATCGACGCCGGTAAGACCACCACCACCGAGCGCGTGCTGTTCTACACCGGCGTGAACCACAAGATTGGTGAAGTCCACGACGGCGCAGCAACCATGGACTGGATGGAGCAGGAGCAAGAGCGCGGCATCACGATTACGTCCGCGGCGACCACCTGCTTCTGGAAAGGCATGGCCAACAACTTCCCAGAGCACCACATCAACATCATCGACACGCCGGGCCACGTCGACTTCACCATTGAAGTCGAACGTTCGATGCGCGTGCTGGACGGTGCTTGCATGGTCTACTGCGCAGTGGGTGGCGTGCAGCCTCAGTCGGAAACCGTGTGGCGTCAGGCCAACAAGTACAAGGTGCCTCGCCTGGCCTTCGTGAACAAGATGGACCGTACCGGTGCCAACTTCTTCAAGGTCTACGAGCAGATGCGTGCCCGCCTGAAGGCCAACCCTGTCCTGATCCAGATCCCGATCGGCGCCGAAGACAACTTCAAGGGCGTGATCGACCTGGTCAAGATGAAGGCCATCATCTGGGACGACGCGTCCCAGGGCATGAAGTTCGACTACGTTGACATCCCGGCCGAACTGGCTGACTCCGCTGCCGAGTGGCGCGAGAAGATGGTCGAAGCCGCTGCTGAAGCGAACGAAGACCTGATGAACAAGTACCTGGAAGAAGGCGACCTGACGGAAGCCGAGATCAAGAAAGCGCTGCGCGATCGCACCATCGCTTCCGAGATCGTGCCGATGATGTGCGGTACCGCGTTCAAGAACAAGGGCGTGCAGGCAATGCTGGACGCTGTCGTCGAATACCTGCCGTCGCCAGTGGACATCCCACCGGTCAACGGCACGGACGAAGACGAACAGCCGGCAACCCGCAAGGCAGCCGACGACGAGAAATTCTCGGCGCTGGCGTTCAAGATCATGACCGACCCGTTCGTCGGCCAGCTGGCGTTCTTCCGCGTGTACTCCGGTACCGTGAATTCGGGCGACACCGTTCTGAACTCGGTCAAGAACCGTAAGGAACGCCTGGGCCGTATTCTGCAGATGCACGCCAACCAGCGTGAAGAGATCAAGGAAGTGCGCGCTGGCGACATCGCCGCTGCCGTGGGCCTGAAGGACGTGACGACCGGCGAAACGCTGTGCGACCCGACCTCGATGATCATCCTGGAGCGCATGGTCTTCCCTGAGCCGGTGATCCAGCAGGCCGTCGAGCCGAAGACCAAGTCCGACCAGGAAAAAATGGGCCTGGCGCTGAACCGCCTGGCACAGGAAGATCCGTCGTTCCGCGTCAAGACCGACGAAGAATCGGGCCAGACCATCATCGGTGGTATGGGCGAGCTGCACCTGGAAATTATCGTCGACCGCATGAAGCGCGAATTCGGCGTGGAAGCGACCGTCGGCAAGCCACAGGTGGCTTACCGCGAAACGATCCGCAAGGCCGTTACCGATGTCGAAGGCAAGTTCGTCAAGCAGTCCGGTGGTCGCGGTCAGTACGGCCACGCCGTGCTGTCGATCGAGCCGCAGGAACCAGGCAAGGGCTTCGAGTTCATCGACGCGATCAAGGGCGGTGTGATTCCTCGCGAATACATCCCTGCGGTTGAAAAGGGTGTGCGCGAGACGCTGAACAGCGGCGTGCTGGCAGGTTACCCGGTCGTCGACGTGAAAGTCACCGTGACGTTCGGTTCGTACCACGACGTCGACTCGAACGAAAACGCGTTCCGCATGGCCGGCTCGATGGCCTTCAAGGAAGGCTGCCGCAAAGCGTCGCCAGTCATCCTGGAGCCGATGATGGCCGTGGAAGTGGAAACGCCGGAAGACTACGCCGGTAACGTGATGGGCGACCTGTCGTCCCGCCGCGGCATGGTGCAGGGCATGGACGAAATCCCGGGCGGCGGCGGCAAGATCATCAAGGCCGAAGTCCCGCTGTCGGAAATGTTCGGTTACTCGACCTCGCTGCGTTCCGCGACGCAAGGCCGTGCAACGTACACGATGGAATTCAAGCACTACGCTGAAGCACCGAAGCACGTGATCGACGCTATCGTCACCGCGAAAGCCAAGTAA
- the tuf gene encoding elongation factor Tu: protein MAKEKFERTKPHVNVGTIGHVDHGKTTLTAAIATVLSKKFGGEAKAYDQIDAAPEEKARGITINTAHVEYETAARHYAHVDCPGHADYIKNMITGAAQMDGAILVCSAADGPMPQTREHILLARQVGVPYIIVFLNKCDLVDDAELLELVEMEVRELLSKYEFPGDDLPIIKGSARMALEGQPGEMGEDCIIRLADALDSYIPTPERAVDGAFLMPVEDVFSISGRGTVVTGRVERGIIKVGEEIEIVGIIDTVKTTCTGVEMFRKLLDQGQAGDNVGLLLRGTKREDVQRGQVLAKPGSIKPHNHFTGEIYVLSKDEGGRHTPFFNNYRPQFYFRTTDVTGSIELPADKEMVMPGDNVSITVKLINPIAMEEGLRFAIREGGRTVGAGVVAKILG from the coding sequence ATGGCAAAAGAAAAGTTCGAGCGGACTAAACCGCACGTGAACGTTGGCACCATCGGTCACGTCGACCACGGCAAGACCACCCTGACCGCGGCAATCGCAACCGTCCTGTCGAAGAAATTCGGCGGCGAAGCCAAAGCCTATGACCAGATCGACGCTGCACCGGAAGAAAAAGCACGCGGCATCACGATCAACACCGCCCACGTCGAGTACGAAACGGCTGCCCGTCACTACGCGCACGTTGACTGCCCAGGCCACGCCGACTACATCAAGAACATGATTACCGGTGCTGCCCAGATGGACGGCGCGATCCTGGTGTGCTCCGCTGCCGACGGCCCGATGCCACAGACCCGCGAGCACATCCTGCTGGCCCGTCAGGTTGGCGTTCCATACATCATCGTGTTCCTGAACAAGTGCGACCTGGTCGACGACGCAGAGCTGCTGGAACTGGTGGAAATGGAAGTGCGCGAGCTGCTGTCGAAGTACGAATTCCCAGGCGACGACCTGCCAATCATCAAGGGTTCGGCACGTATGGCGCTGGAAGGCCAGCCAGGCGAAATGGGCGAAGACTGCATCATCCGTCTGGCCGACGCACTGGACAGCTACATCCCAACGCCTGAGCGCGCTGTGGACGGCGCCTTCCTGATGCCAGTGGAAGACGTGTTCTCGATCTCCGGCCGCGGTACCGTGGTCACGGGTCGTGTCGAGCGCGGCATCATCAAGGTCGGCGAAGAGATCGAAATCGTCGGCATCATCGACACCGTCAAGACCACCTGCACCGGCGTGGAAATGTTCCGCAAGCTGCTGGACCAGGGTCAAGCCGGCGACAACGTCGGTCTGCTGCTGCGCGGCACCAAGCGTGAAGACGTCCAGCGTGGTCAGGTTCTGGCGAAGCCAGGCTCGATCAAGCCGCACAACCACTTCACGGGCGAGATCTACGTTCTGTCGAAAGACGAAGGCGGCCGTCACACCCCGTTCTTCAACAACTACCGTCCACAGTTCTACTTCCGTACGACGGACGTGACCGGTTCGATCGAACTGCCAGCGGACAAGGAAATGGTCATGCCAGGCGATAACGTGTCGATCACCGTCAAGCTGATCAACCCGATCGCGATGGAAGAAGGTCTGCGCTTCGCTATCCGCGAAGGTGGCCGTACCGTCGGCGCCGGCGTTGTTGCCAAGATCCTGGGCTAA
- a CDS encoding IS4 family transposase produces MLDDALHFLVQAQEDPDWARLGRHLPSEWIEQAVVHTGKASIRRRRLPAEQVVWLVVALALYRHQSISEVVDDLDLALPDVQAPFVSKSAVAQARQRVGAEPLRALFEISAKAWSEQDRKQYLFKGLSLYAMDGTTLKTADTPEQRDHFGEQSYASGRIASYPQVRGVTLTAVPTHLIRDAKFGPYGINEMLYAKELLASIPDDSLTVFDKGFLSAEILCGLTVGGTNRHFIIPAKSNTKWEVVGGTADDAMIEMRVSPQARKKCPDLPETWRARAITIIDQSARKHVLLTSLCDTKRYTAKDVATCYTRRWQIETSYRELKQTMMGRALTLRSRTVEGVYQEIWGTLTAYNLIRLEIAKAALAVKCEPTEVSFIRAFHVIQYELHWAAVTRSHGKLPALMQRLRQRLLMLLNEERPGRKIDRAVKALPHRYTVRVLKKDLN; encoded by the coding sequence ATGCTTGATGACGCGCTCCATTTCCTCGTACAAGCCCAGGAAGACCCGGACTGGGCCCGCCTGGGACGGCACTTGCCTTCCGAGTGGATCGAGCAAGCGGTTGTACACACTGGCAAAGCGAGCATTCGACGGCGCCGGCTGCCGGCCGAGCAGGTAGTGTGGCTCGTCGTCGCCTTGGCGCTGTACCGTCATCAGTCTATCAGTGAAGTGGTTGACGACCTGGACCTTGCGTTGCCGGACGTGCAGGCGCCTTTCGTAAGCAAAAGCGCGGTAGCGCAGGCACGGCAGCGTGTTGGCGCCGAACCACTGCGGGCATTATTCGAGATCTCAGCAAAGGCATGGTCGGAGCAGGATCGCAAGCAGTACCTGTTCAAGGGACTAAGTCTGTATGCGATGGACGGCACGACATTGAAGACGGCGGATACGCCGGAACAGCGCGACCATTTCGGCGAGCAGTCGTATGCCAGTGGCCGGATCGCCAGCTATCCGCAAGTGCGTGGTGTGACCTTGACTGCCGTGCCGACCCACCTGATACGCGATGCCAAGTTTGGCCCTTACGGCATCAACGAGATGCTGTACGCCAAGGAGCTGCTCGCATCGATTCCGGATGATTCGCTTACCGTCTTCGACAAAGGTTTTCTGTCAGCCGAGATTCTGTGCGGCCTGACCGTCGGAGGAACGAACAGGCACTTCATCATTCCAGCCAAGTCCAATACGAAATGGGAAGTCGTTGGCGGTACTGCCGACGATGCGATGATCGAAATGCGCGTATCGCCCCAGGCACGCAAGAAGTGCCCGGACTTGCCTGAGACTTGGCGCGCACGCGCCATTACGATCATCGACCAGAGCGCACGCAAACACGTATTGCTGACCTCACTATGCGACACCAAGCGCTACACGGCCAAAGACGTTGCGACTTGTTATACCCGGCGCTGGCAGATCGAAACGAGCTATCGCGAACTCAAGCAAACGATGATGGGCAGGGCGTTGACGCTGCGCAGCCGTACCGTCGAAGGCGTCTACCAGGAAATCTGGGGAACCTTGACTGCCTATAACCTGATCCGGCTGGAGATCGCCAAGGCCGCACTGGCGGTGAAGTGTGAGCCGACTGAGGTCAGTTTTATCCGTGCATTCCATGTCATCCAATACGAACTGCATTGGGCAGCAGTAACCCGCTCACATGGCAAGCTGCCCGCCTTGATGCAGCGCCTTCGCCAGCGTCTGCTCATGCTACTGAATGAAGAACGGCCCGGTCGAAAAATCGACCGGGCCGTGAAGGCCTTACCTCATCGCTACACTGTCCGCGTCCTGAAAAAAGACCTTAACTGA
- a CDS encoding MutS-related protein, with amino-acid sequence MGQRAAAAALAAGRAPGAGQPGRHQRRAGAVRTGGGPGGQAAPPVRALDRGQHSRPARIPRLAAAGQRQALFRLARGRGAAPGVPALQLSPGGGAGSRLRAGAAFAGHAVLLGAVVRWPGRGPARRRPSAAGPAGPGGLRAGRWAGAFVSGQNGVGKSTLLRTLGINLVAARAFGFCYAASARVPALPVYASMQSEDAMDSGESLYMAELRRARELLALARRGPAVFVIDEIFRGTNHLESVSAATAVLHELARDHLVLVSSHNLELAPLLRDRLRPFCVEAGAHGVAVRPGVLRETNGIRLLADSGFTADIERNAVTVFQWLSRHARGEDAGPPPVLDGSPAAKKAELVSHSGD; translated from the coding sequence GTGGGACAGCGTGCTGCTGCCGCTGCGCTCGCTGCTGGACGTGCACCAGGCGCTGGGCAGCCTGGCCGACACCAGCGGCGTGCTGGCGCCGTTCGTACCGGCGGCGGTCCAGGCGGGCAAGCTGCGCCGCCTGTTCGCGCTCTCGATCGCGGACAGCATTCCCGGCCAGCGCGAATACCGCGACTGGCTGCTGCAGGCCAACGTCAAGCGCTATTTCGCCTCGCGCGCGGCCGTGGTGCGGCACCTGGCGTTCCTGCGCTCCAGCTATCGCCTGGTGGCGGAGCTGGAAGCCGACTGCGCGCTGGCGCGGCATTTGCAGGCCACGCCGTTCTGCTGGGCGCAGTCGTCCGATGGCCGGGCCGTGGGCCTGCGCGCCGTCGTCCATCCGCTGCTGGCCCGGCCGGCCCCGGTGGACTTCGCGCTGGTCGATGGGCCGGTGCGTTCGTCTCCGGCCAGAACGGTGTCGGCAAGAGTACGCTGCTGCGTACGCTCGGCATCAACCTGGTCGCGGCGCGCGCGTTCGGGTTCTGCTACGCCGCGTCGGCCCGCGTGCCCGCGCTGCCGGTGTACGCCAGCATGCAGAGCGAGGACGCGATGGACAGCGGCGAAAGCTTATATATGGCGGAGCTGCGCCGGGCACGCGAACTGCTGGCGCTGGCCCGGCGCGGCCCGGCCGTGTTCGTCATCGACGAGATTTTCCGCGGCACCAACCACCTGGAATCGGTGTCGGCCGCGACGGCGGTGCTGCACGAGCTGGCTCGCGACCACCTGGTGCTGGTGTCGTCGCACAACCTGGAGCTGGCGCCCCTGCTGCGCGACCGGCTGCGGCCGTTCTGCGTGGAGGCAGGCGCGCACGGCGTCGCCGTCCGCCCGGGCGTGCTGCGCGAGACCAACGGCATCCGCCTGCTGGCCGACAGCGGTTTTACAGCGGACATCGAACGCAATGCGGTGACGGTGTTCCAGTGGCTGAGCCGCCACGCGCGCGGGGAGGACGCGGGCCCGCCTCCGGTGCTGGACGGGTCGCCTGCTGCCAAGAAGGCCGAGCTCGTGTCCCATTCCGGTGACTGA
- the rpsG gene encoding 30S ribosomal protein S7, whose amino-acid sequence MPRRREVPKREILPDPKFGNTEVAKFVNVLMLSGKKSVAENIIYGAFDHIQQKSGKDPLEVFAAAINNAKPLVEVKSRRVGGANYQVPVEVRPVRRLALSMRWLREAANKRSEKSMPQRLGGELMEAAEGRGGAMKRRDEVHRMAEANKAFSHFRF is encoded by the coding sequence ATGCCACGTCGTCGTGAAGTACCCAAGCGCGAAATCCTGCCGGATCCAAAGTTCGGCAACACCGAAGTCGCCAAGTTCGTCAATGTTCTGATGCTGTCGGGCAAGAAGTCCGTCGCTGAAAACATCATCTACGGTGCGTTCGACCATATCCAGCAGAAGTCCGGCAAGGACCCTCTGGAAGTGTTCGCCGCAGCGATCAACAACGCCAAGCCGCTGGTGGAAGTCAAGTCCCGCCGCGTCGGTGGCGCCAACTACCAGGTGCCGGTTGAAGTGCGTCCAGTACGCCGCCTGGCCCTGTCCATGCGCTGGCTGCGTGAAGCCGCCAACAAGCGCAGCGAAAAATCCATGCCACAACGCCTGGGCGGTGAGCTGATGGAAGCTGCGGAAGGCCGCGGCGGCGCGATGAAGCGCCGTGACGAAGTGCACCGCATGGCAGAAGCGAACAAGGCGTTCTCGCACTTCCGCTTCTAA
- the rpsL gene encoding 30S ribosomal protein S12, giving the protein MPTINQLIRNPRTALVVKSKSPALENCPQKRGVCTRVYTTTPKKPNSALRKVAKVRLTNGFEVISYIGGEGHNLQEHSVVLLRGGRVKDLPGVRYHMVRGSLDTQGVKDRKQARSKYGAKRAKAAKK; this is encoded by the coding sequence ATGCCAACCATCAATCAATTGATTCGCAACCCACGTACCGCACTGGTCGTGAAGAGCAAATCGCCGGCACTTGAAAATTGCCCGCAAAAGCGTGGCGTGTGCACCCGCGTGTACACCACCACTCCAAAGAAGCCTAACTCGGCTCTGCGTAAGGTCGCCAAAGTGCGTCTGACCAACGGTTTCGAAGTCATTTCGTACATCGGCGGTGAAGGCCACAACCTGCAGGAACACAGTGTCGTGCTGCTGCGCGGCGGTCGTGTGAAAGACTTGCCAGGTGTGCGTTACCACATGGTTCGCGGCTCGCTGGATACCCAGGGCGTCAAAGACCGTAAGCAGGCTCGCTCGAAGTACGGTGCGAAGCGCGCTAAAGCCGCCAAGAAGTAA